The Ziziphus jujuba cultivar Dongzao chromosome 1, ASM3175591v1 genome segment aggcaacacacacacacacacacacatatatatatatatatatatatagaaattgatgCACTATGCACATGCTACATGTACAAGAAATGTGGAAGTACCTGGCTTTGTGGCAGCGGTATGGATTTTGTTCTCTAACCGCACAGCCATGACTTCGAGTTCATGCAATTCTTCCTGATCATCCTCCTTCAGCGTATCCATTCTTTACAtgtaaaagataattatatacttatttcatataaaatcatGCATAGAACaagtaaaaataattcttttactAATTACAAACTTAATTCACAATGCAAAAAAATCATACTTGTgctttttatatagttaactatAAAAGACACCGatataaaatctaataatcCTGACTGGTAGACAATTTGCTGACGCGAATCTGGCTGCAACTGAGTCCTCCAATCACTTGTGGTGTCCATATTGTTGTCCATCAAAATTCTAACAAATTATGCACAAACACCAGCTAAAAAATTTCGAAAATGACTTGTTCTGAGAAAGAGGCTACAAGGAAAGCAATAATCATCATATTCATATTTGTAAGCAATGATAAGATTCCAAACCCCAAAGTTTGATTTGGAAGGAGGAAGTGAAACGTCTCCCACGTGacgtgaaaaaaataaaataaaattagaaaatctatatattaaaaccctagctctgaaatatatatatatatatatctttgtaataataataattttctagaATCTCTGACTATATTCAATTAGGAGTTTAATAATTAAGCATTTGCTACATCTGAATTTAAAGTTAGgataaaatttgaaactaagtgttggagacagaggactaaaggagaaaccaagaaaattgatttttattaatataaaacaattgatacactctcacgtataaagagagcaacacactcactcacacaagtgagcaacacacactaacacactcacactcacttgatttttgacctacactaggacacaaaacaccttttcacactcttctcactcaaaggacacacactcacactcacacgtacagcactctctcttttttctattgctattggaCATAACACTTAACTCATACATCaccacctatttatagaagagaaagtCGGCTGCGgatacttctagaaatatttaattatagatatttttctcatcacttccaaggcactagttgttctccatttttaaaagagaaaacaagataactctagattcttctagggagctaagtcggcattgatatttatcaatactccccCTCAATGTCGACTCTCTTGATTGATTCTCTATTCACCATGTTGAGCATTTCTCTTAACTTTGTAAGCTTGGTAATATTGAGTGCTTTAGTGAATAAGTCTGCCGCTTGATCTTCCGTTTTAATGtgttgcattttaatttcttctagcagtactttttctctgataaaatgataatgtaTCTCCACATGTTTTGTCCTTGCATGAAATACCAGATTCTCCACCAATTGTATTGCtgattggttatcacaatggagAGAAACTACATAGTCAACTTGTTGATGTAAATCTTCAAGAAGTTGTCTTAACCACATACCCTCTTGGCTTGCCATAGCAGCTGCTCTATATTCTGCTTCTGTAGTTGACAGAGACacagttggttgtcttttactgCACCAAGATACTGCTCCTGAACCAAGGCTGAATATATATCTAGTAGTCGATCGTCGTGTATCATGATCTCCAGTATAGTCGGCATCACAGTAACCAACCAACTTGCATTCCTCTCCTCTTTTATACAGAAGCCCCAAGTTTATAGTGCCTTTAACGTACCTTATATTCGTCGGACTTCTTCCAAGTGAGGTTTCTTTGGACTTTACATATACTGACTTACAACTCCAACTGCAAATGAAATATCTGGCCGCGTCAGTGTTAAATAGATAAGACTTCCTACCAATTGTTGGTACATAGTAGCATCCTTAAAGTCTTTTCCTTCATATGCAGATAGCTTAGCATTCACCTCCATTGGAGTTGATATTGGCTTGCAGTCCaacattccaaatttttgtAATAGATTCTTTGCATACTTTTGTTGACCAAGAAATAAACCTTTCTTTTTTCGGTCAACTTTGAGTCCAAGGAAATGCTTGAGCTCCCCAAGTTCCTTCATCTGGAAGCGAACtgataaatttctctttgtttgagagatttcatcttcatgatctcctgtgataattaaatcatccacatatactagCACTATTGCTAGTTTTGTTCCTTCAGTCTTCACAAATAAACTAGAATCTGCAGAAGATACTATATATCCACTTTGAAGAAGGAACTCTGCAATCTTACCATACCATGCCCGCGGAGCTTGTTTTAGACCATAAAGTGCCTTCCTTAGCTTGCACACGTACTCTGGATTAGTTTTGCTTTCAAAACCCTTTCGCtgtatcatataaatttctctGTCTAGATATCCATTGAAGAAGGCATTCTTCACGTCCATTTGCCACAGCTTCCAGTCTTTACTTGCTGCAAGTGCTAGTAGAACACGTACGGtagtgatctttgctactggacTAAACGTCTCATCATAGTCTAGTCCATATTGCTGTGAGAATCCTCGTGCGACTAAACGAGCTTTATATCTTTCAATTGATCCATCATGATGAGTTTTTATCTTGTAAACCCATTTACAGGATATGGGTTTTACAGTTTTAGGTTTAGGCACCAAATTccaagtttgattttgatttaatgcagaaatttcttcttccatagcCTTTCTCCATTCATGATATTTAGATGCTTCTTCATATGATGTAGGTTCTTTTATATCCTCCATTTCTGTTATTACTACATTAGCGTACCTGGGATTTGGTCTTTGTTGTCTGCTCGATCTTCTTGGTTGTGGAGTTGTCTCTTCGTCATTTTGTTGAAGATTCGACCCGATGTTCTCTGGTATTCCTTGATGTACACCAGACTGCCAGGGACTTTGAGATGATATCGTAGGCTCGTCTGCTACAATCGGCTCATCTTCTCCTTCATTTGTTGGCTGGCACGCTTCATATTCTTGCTCCCCCATATTTTGTTGCAGCTTGACCTCAATCTCCTTTGAATTTGGCAACTCTGTATTTTGAGGTGCCCACCAAGAAGATGCTTCATCGAACACCACATTTCGTGAAGTATAACATCGTCCAGTATTAGGGTCACAATATCTCCACCCTTTTCTTTGGCTATCATATTCGACAAAAATGCATCTTATTGCCTTCTTATCAAACTTCATGCGTAAGTGAGAAGGCACAAACACATAGCAAACACAGCCAAAGATTCGAAAGTGGCTTACTGTGGGTTTTATGTTCCACAGTTTTTCAAAGGGTGAGAGGAATCCTAACTTTGCTTGAGGGAGCCTATTAATCACATGAGCTGCTGTATTCATGCACTCAGCCCAAAATCTTCCTAGAACATTTTTTACATGTAGCATGCTCCGACATGTTTCTGCAAGATGTCGGTTCTTTCTTTCCGCAATACCATTTTGTTGCGGAGTATTTGGACACGTCAATTGATGTCTTATTTTGTATTctcttaaatattgtataaattctCTTGAGGTATATTCTCCCCCATTATCTGTGCGTAGGCATTGTATCCTTTTGCCTAATTCTCTTTCTACCTTTTCCTTAAATTGCTTAAATTTCGAAAAGGTctcagatttttctttcataaagaaaacccagacgtaccttgaaaaatcatcaatgaatgTCACCATATAATGCATGCCTCCAACTGATGACTGCTTGATACGCTCTAAGACATCAGAGTGAATGAGTTGTAGAGGCTCTTTTGCTTGGAACTTTGAATCTTCAAATGGTAGTTGATGTGCTTTGCCGTATTGACACCCTGCACAGATTGTGTCGACACCGACATCGAGTTGGGGAAGACCCTTGAGCATTGACTTTTGCATCATCACCTTCAACTTTTTGTAGCTGACATGTCCTAACCGTGCGTGCCAAAGGTCTAATGTCTCGTTCCTTCTTGTCTTGTTTACGTAGGCAGACTCTGCTGACATCACATAGATAGATTCCAATCGCCGCCCCTTCATTGTTGGTGTACCAGAGATTTTAAGGTCTCGATACACCTTAACATCCTCAGGTCCAAACAATACATAATTTCCTGAAGATGTTAGTTGAGCTACTGACaacaaattcttcttcattcctGGCACATGAAAGACATCTTGCAGTTGAACTTGATGGCAATTAAAATGATGCATGATTGCTGCCTTACCAACGTGAGCTATCGGCAATCTTGAGTCATTTGCCGTCACCACCATACGCCCTCCTTTATACTCTGTCATGCTTTGCAGCTTCTCTTTATCTCCCGTCATATGATTTGAACTTCCAGAGTCTATAAtccaatcatttttataatcaatgcgtCTAGGGATAACCACTGCGAGTGCCGTTTCCCTTTCTTGCATTGAACTTGAGCCATCCATGAGCTCAGCAGTAGCCAAAGATGCTTCAACATCCCATTCATCTtcacttatattattttgaggcTCTGGGATAACTATATTACTTTCTGTAAATTTCTTCCTTAGTCTacagtttttaatataatgtccttttcttccacagttgaagcatcttccatcatctcttttattttcaaaaaatcgtccattatttcttttattttctaaaaattgttgtctatttctattattcctttgttctcctctaaaatcttctccatgttgatttaccttattaaatttttgttgtttgggtCGGCCTTTTCTTTTGCCACTAAAGAGCGCTTCTTCATCGCTCTTTAGTGAGACCCCAACCATTTGTTTGATCAtattttcttgatcaataagtaaattttctaattcaatTAATGAAGGTTGGACTGGCCAACCTTGAATGGCTTaaataaatcctttaaattcGGGTCTCAACCCATGTAAAATTATTCTCCTCATTCTAGATTCTATAATAGGAGAACTAGGATCTAACTCAGTAATTTCACGACTAAGAGTTTTCaccttgttgaaatatttctGGATTGTCATGTCGTGCTGTGTTGTTGACAGCAATTCACTCTCGAGAAGCTGCAACCTTGTGTCGTTCTTCCTTGATAAGAGTCTTGCAAACGTGTCCCAGGCCTCTTTTGGAACTTCAATATCCCTTATGTACTCcaacatctcttcttcaactgtagatttaagggcaaacatTGCCTTACCAGCTTTAATATTCCACTTCTTTAAAGCCTCAGCATCCTGTGGTTGCTCGACTTCACTGCCAGCTATGATCTTCCAGAGATCTTGGCCCTTCAAATATGACTTCATGCACGTTGACCACGTGCCGTAATTCTGACTGTTGAGCTTCTTAATACCTCCACCAACTTGAAGGTCTCCCATTATGGTTGCTGAAAATTCCCGCAGCACTACGTAAACTTAGTCTTGACTGCGTGACCATGAACAAGAAGCTCCCACAAAGTCGAACTTGGACCaaccaagctctgataccaaaaatgttggagacagaggactaaaggagaaaccaaaaaaattgatttttattaatataaaacaattggtacactctcacgtataaagagagcaacacactcactcacacaaatgagcaacacacactaacacactcacactcacttgaTTTTTGACCTACACTAGGACAAAAAACACCTTTTCACACTCTCCTCACTCAAAggacacacactcacactcacacgtacagcactctctcttttttctattgctattggaCATAACACTTAACTCATACATCaccacctatttatagaagagaaagtCGGCTGTGAatacttctagaaatatttaattatagatatttttctcatcacttccaaggcactagttgttctccatttttaaaagagaaaacaagataactctagattcttctagggagctaagtcggcattgatatttatcacaAAGTACGGACAAAAAAAGAGAAGCtttatcttttcaaaaaatttttaaaaaaagctttataaatgaaaataaattgagaaaaaGGTATACCTTTTTGAGGTTTTGTTGGGCctaatatttcttcttcttcttcttcttctttctaatTCTTTTTGGGATAAAAGTTGTGCGTAATATTTCAAGAAACACATATcaacgttttttatttttattttttattatcataaataattttgacgATATCTTGAAAAAGTAAAGAATGGCCTTCCTTTATCTAGTTTCTGCTAAGTAGTGTTCTAATTCATCTTGAAAGTAcgttaaataaataagtagtgTTCTAAGTCTCTTTTTCTAAGTTATATAGTTTACAGATTTATATTAGAATATTTGGAATATATGACAATTGGTAAACGATGCACTGGGAATCAGcccttattttttatatttttttccgcTTTAAAGTTCGGCTTACATActgattaaaaagaaataaaaaaaaaaaaaggttaggtTGACATAAACTTCATAATTATCTTGATTTCATATTagcttttccatttttattttttatcgaaTATGAATATTTTGGACAATTTCAAATATGGATCTAATAAAATAAGTAGAATATCTCCGGACCAAGATGTATAGGCTTATCTTTCACTGTTCTTCTGGCTtagccatatatattatattaatttataaaaatgaacGTTATCAAAGGCTGTTTAATTATGTCAATGGTGTGCCAGTTGTGACTATAAAAAAAGCAAAGGACCAGACCACCAAAACTTTCATGATAGAACAAAATTACATGATAAAGATAGATTAGATATCTACAAACATCTGTTGAATACTgcaaatcttaaaaataaaatgaaagaaaagaagaagagcgatagatttaaacaacaaaaaggcTTCTCTGCTTAGattctattttaattaaacaaactGAACATTCCATTATGTGTAGAAGTGGAGtcattaacaatattaattaatacaatccTTGCAATCATTACCATATCTGATTCtctgaaaaatgaagaaacagtAAAGTACCAACCCAATGCACAGATAATGATGAATGCATGCTATCATTTCAGACCAAAtttccaggaaaaaaaaaaaaaaaacacttatatTTTCTTACCAGCACTTTATTTTGTCAAAGCACACAGATTCTAAAGATCTGAGAAAAAAATGTTAGACTATGGAATTATTGAGTGGGATTGATATGAAATATTCGACTGCAGCTATAAACTGAGCAAAATGCTTGCAATCCCATCAATAGCAATAAAAGAACTGCAGCCAACAAAGTAAGAAGCTGCCATGAACCAAAAACATATAACTTCATGAATTTTCCAAATTTCACCTTCAACCTTCCATTGTGATACTTGTTCACATCTTCAATCACCTTATCTAAGAATGGCACTTTTGTCAATCTTATGGACTTAGTCATCCCATTCCATAGATTTGCCACATCTTCGTCGCTTTTCATATGATTCAGAATGATACCCCTTTCTCTCAGCAACTTTGCATCCTCCTCAGTGTCAATAATCCCATTCATTAACTCTGTATAACGAGTGAAAACCAATGGCCCTGCTGCATTTGATGCTTCATATGCTACTAAGTTTCTTAGAATAGCCTCAGTATTCAAATCTAAACTAATGGTAGGGAGGTAAAATGTAGCTGTCTTAGCATCGAAACTAATGGTTGAGCTGCAGCCATTTGTTGCCACAAAATGGACACCAGATTTTGAGAGCTCAGTCACAGAAGGAATAGTAATCTCCTCCACCAATGGAGGTCTGCTAATGATATTGTTGGAGCTGGAATTCCCATCTTCTGGCTTGATTTCTTCTTTGTCTTGGGTAAAGAAAAAGTACTCAACAGGTTGCTTCAAGATTCTGAATCCAGGAAGGTTGGACAAAGTTGTCCAAGGCAATTTAAACAACACTTTCAAAGGTCTAGATACAAGTACCTTTTTTATGAGACGTATTAGACCTCTGTTTAGCTTCGAAAGCAGCTTCCATACCTCATGGACGAACTGTTTCACGTAATTCGAATCATCTGATGAAGAATTTTCCTTTCCACTTGTAGCTTCACTCTGATCTTGATTGAGTTCGATAATTTCAGATGGTTCTTCCACTTTGGGTGTGATCAAGTCATACAAAAAGTCAAGCAAGTGGGCACACTCTGAGACTAGAAGCTTTGGCAAGTCTTCAACCATCTTGAAAGGTGAAATTTCTTTGCAGAATCCCATCAGCATTGAAAACAACATATCATCAGCTGCCACCAACGATGAGAATTGGAATTCCAACATTTTCCTCAGAACAAACAGGGGAATTTGATTCTCAAGCATCACCATGTCCCTAAGGATTGCATTGTGAGCTGATTTCCTCCCAGCATGATCAACCAAGTGTGACATCCTTGAGGAAAGTCTTGATAGAGATTTTCCTTCTTTGATGGCATAAACTTGAAGGAATTCAAGCAAGAATGATGCATCAATGGCCATCATCCACGCTAATGTTTCGCTGTTGAAATCTAAGTACTTGTGGTAGCATGCTCGGATCCTTTGCTCAAGCTTTGTCAGTTGTTCAACCAGAGCTTCAAACTTAAGGCCTTGGAGATTCTTTTGGGTTCTTTTAGCAGCAGAAAGCTTGTACCTCTCCATCTCATAGAGCTTCGGACGCCAAGAATGGTAAGGGCCAATTGCAACGTCTTGTGGTGTATAGGAATCAGGATCACTTGCCATAAGGATCTTGGGGACATTGAAGATGCAAACAGGAACGTCACCATCGTCCTCAAGCTCTTCCTCTAGCGTTCGACGAATATGAATAACCCATCGAAGCTCATCAAAGTTGGAATTAGATTTGGAGGACAATGTGGGCTGGATGGAAGACATGTTTTGGTGTTGTAGGAGGAGAGAAAACTCAGGTGGGTTTGGCAGTTTTGGAGCTTTGAGTTTTGAGGAAGTTAGGAGAATAAGGAATTTATTACAAGAGTCTatgatcattattatcattaatggATTCTAGTTAACACcccttttttaattaaacaaagagGAATGCGTTTCTCATGCTTAAATTCATAATGTATCTTTAACTTCTACGAGtgcacccttttcttttttcttttcctttttttttttttggtaaatcttttcttttttcttgtttataaagaaaaattctCATCACATGGGGACTTTAAGATTATTTTGGGATGCAGCTACAGTAAACGAATGtgatgtgaagtccagccgcaccaaccacagccaccatttttgacaccactgcaccgaaaatggattgttcaacaattgtgggctctgcagaggctgttgtaagcctataaataggctccatcccgttgcataCAACACAAGCCAagtgagcaagctcaatattattccaagtgaggaatattgagagaaaactccgagagagagagtgtgtttaagttccagagagagcttgagagaagagtgagcaattccagagagaattggagagtgtagagagaggttccacgtgagaatcctccatgagagaagtttttatttttgtattctatttctaagagattaatagaattctttttatttttcttcttatatttcttctctaaagtggtcagagaaccacaacaagtggtatcagagatccaggtcgagagcttgggttcaaaatttgaagaaacaaagttactgttcttcaagttggtgttttgaaaagttgctcaaataattaatttgacaataccaggtgaaagtacccgacgagaggagaacacACAAGTTCACCGGAGAGAAAGACAGCGtctcacgcgcccgcacgcgccgcctgaagttttctgcaacagttcacgcgcctcacgcgccgtctggaggttgaagatgaccacgtcagcagccacgtcagcgcCACCctgccacgtcagcagccacgtcagcgcCACCctgccacgtcagcagccacgtcagcgcacccctgccacgtcatctgccacgccagccgacacgtcgtcagccacgccagccgacacgtcgtcagccacgccagccgacacgtcagCTGACACGTGTTGACATGTCAGCACAGTCTGCCACATCATCAGcagtttctgaaattacggaacagcccctgaattattggaaattacagattgacccctgtagtgtctgaaattacggaacagcccctgaattattggaaattacagattgacccctgtaatttctgaaattacggaacagcccctaaattattggaaattacagattgacccctggagtttctgtatttgcaggttgacccagaaattttgtgaaattacagttttgcctcaaaatttctggtaattatattttgaccccggaagagtcaagtccaccattttcggccgttccggacgcaacggtgaactccgttttgccaaattcagctccatttttggtcaagccataatgtcaatggaagaatcatctttgggagctatggttaagctcactgccacaaattatacactttggagacctcggatggaagatctcctcaattgtaaggatctgtttgatcctatagaagctaaaggagaaaaccccgatcccagcaaagtagcagaatggaagaaattaaacaagaaaacgatcggtcaaatcaggcaatggatcgatcacagtgtcttccatcatgtagcgaaggaaacggatgcatatgccctctggacaaaattggatgacatgtaccaggccaagactgctcggaacaaagccctgttgcttaagcgattggtaaatctaaaattacagagtgaaacttctgtagccgagcataccagtgagttccagagcttggtaaatcaactatctgctgtggattaccaactaggggatgaggatcaggccctcctacttctaagctctctccAGACaattgggagacattggtagtctctctcagtaattcggccccgaatggcaaacttactatgtctatggttaaggatgccatatttaatgaagaggccaggagaaaagacattggcatggatcagtcacatgccctcgtcacagagagaggaagacagcaaagaagtgatcgagatagggggagaggcaggagcaagagcagaggcagatctacagatggtagaaaatcatcatataagtgctatcattgtggcctagAGAGTCACATGAAGAaaaactgcagaaagttgttgagagagcagagactccaaggtaatcagccgaagaaggatggagagacactagtcactgttacaggcgaagtggcgctctgctccaccgaagaagagacatgccttcatatatcaacccaagatgttgagtgggtagtcgatactgcagcatcctaccatgtcactccacatagagatttcttcaaaatgtacaaagcaggagactttggtacggtaaagatgggaaattccagtttcgcaaagattatgggaactggtgatattcaggtaaaaacgaatgctggttgtacaatcactttgaaggatgtccgccatgttccagaccttcggcttaatctactttcgggagcagccttagacaagcaaggctatgacaactacttcagcaaaggcacatggaaaatgacgaaaggtgccatagttgtcgcccgaggacatatttgtggaacgttgtacaagactcatgtgaagatatgtgcatatagcctcaatattgcagaaggagaggcgtctcaaaatctgtggcaccagagactcggtcacatgagtgaaaaaggattgtccactttggcaaggaagaagcttatcactgtttgcaaggatgctgtgctagatccttgtaatcactgcttgtttggtaagcaacatagtgtcaggacccgtccagaattccttccccggaaccctagacaagccctgatcccagggaaataccaccgaaccttccaacggaaaatccggcagcacctctcctaagggatttacttaccacaaattacctgcactgaaaacacacttctataaacatccccttattcctcccacaatactacagattggttccacaaattgcagcacttcaaaataaaacaacagcagcaacccagtacATAAATAACcaccacacgtccaatacagtatacagagcattatacaataaatgtggaatttataaaatgatagataaagaagcaatacaaggtcgagaggaaaaagggaagaaaaactgcttgaaccttcggcaacgaactgagacgttgggctcgccccggacaatcaacgtctccaacctggacctaggggaacggaatttaagagtgtgagatgctaatcatctcagtgagtgaccctatctactatacaatataatatcacggtaatatagtagatagataataattaattgaaaaataataatttctctcaaaacccttacaattctctcagttggaaaagttccccttttaaaacattttcacaaaacccttgtacgtacttcccaaaaaccaagacatcaaataatttaataacaacaaacaaataaataaataaataccccaaatataaataaaatgtaataaattataataaataattttttgaacacctttggggttttaaactttatttacaatttacaccgacaattacacctgacgcaccacaccatataccggtgatgccctccgatacccagcgtcccgagcatcgactggcggggggttaaagagagaaacctgcagcagtcacttcggcgtcccgacagtaccaactgctaaaaaccatcacccggccaaggagggggggcggctgtgcgcaacaataaccttgcctgcccacggtccaatggcaactcatgggtgaagtaaaaaccgcacgttaaaccatataataaccgcgtgctaaaccacgtgtccatacaccatacaccagaacaccaatactgtatgagtgcgtctaaaaattaacataagcaaccaaccgtaccgtttttccaaaaaccaccgtgggaagtataccaaattttcacaaaacaccatcccacatatttttatttaataacccgatacgaaacattgataaccaacaaaccacaattttctcgaaatacgagatgcaaacataaaaataccacgggcataatttataaatttaaaccaatattttcgtaaaatatttaacccaactatgcccggaaaatcaattttaaaaaccacgtacaaatgccaccaaaatacaccttgctcatgcataataaattaaaccacaatataattcataaataaatcacaccacatgagcataatttaaataccaattaaacataattaattgcccaaaaatatttttaaaggtgggtcactcacctggagcacgcaattaacccatgatccaccacgggat includes the following:
- the LOC107408582 gene encoding putative UPF0481 protein At3g02645 codes for the protein MIIMIIDSCNKFLILLTSSKLKAPKLPNPPEFSLLLQHQNMSSIQPTLSSKSNSNFDELRWVIHIRRTLEEELEDDGDVPVCIFNVPKILMASDPDSYTPQDVAIGPYHSWRPKLYEMERYKLSAAKRTQKNLQGLKFEALVEQLTKLEQRIRACYHKYLDFNSETLAWMMAIDASFLLEFLQVYAIKEGKSLSRLSSRMSHLVDHAGRKSAHNAILRDMVMLENQIPLFVLRKMLEFQFSSLVAADDMLFSMLMGFCKEISPFKMVEDLPKLLVSECAHLLDFLYDLITPKVEEPSEIIELNQDQSEATSGKENSSSDDSNYVKQFVHEVWKLLSKLNRGLIRLIKKVLVSRPLKVLFKLPWTTLSNLPGFRILKQPVEYFFFTQDKEEIKPEDGNSSSNNIISRPPLVEEITIPSVTELSKSGVHFVATNGCSSTISFDAKTATFYLPTISLDLNTEAILRNLVAYEASNAAGPLVFTRYTELMNGIIDTEEDAKLLRERGIILNHMKSDEDVANLWNGMTKSIRLTKVPFLDKVIEDVNKYHNGRLKVKFGKFMKLYVFGSWQLLTLLAAVLLLLLMGLQAFCSVYSCSRIFHINPTQ